CGCTTTGCATAAGGAGGAAATAAATATGATAGTAGCAGGAGATTTTAGGAAGGGTGCGACTTTTGAAATGGAGGGTAAAATTTATACCGTTGTTGATTTTCAGCATGTTAAGCCCGGCAAAGGGTCTGCGTTTGTGCGCACCAAAATTAAGAACATTGTAACAGGGCAGGTCCTTGAGCGCACTTTTAACCCGTCGGATAAATATCCGGTGGCGGTTATTGAAACCAAGGAGATGCAGTACCTTTATAATGAGGGAGGGCTTTATTACTTTATGGATACCGAAACTTATGATCAGGTTCCTTTTAATAAAGATCAGGTTGAGGACACTATGCAGTATATTGTTGAAAATATGACAGCCACTGTTCAGTTTTATAAGGGTGAGGCCTTCAGTGTGGTTCCGCCAAACTTTGTAGAGCTCACTATTGTGGAGTGTGAGCAAGGCGTTCAGGGAGACACTTCGAAGGCGGGCGAAAAACCGGCAAAACTTGAAACGGGGCTGAGTGTCCGCGTGCCTCTATTTGTAAACAACGGCGATAAAATCAGAGTAGATACGAGAACAGGAACATATATCGAAAGAGCATAAGCTCTTTTTTTGCGTCTATATGAAATATCCTTTCGGCTACGCTTGCTCCTTTGCCCATCAACAGTTATTACTTGCAAAGAAAATGATAAATATGCTATAATAAGTGCATGGATAAAATAATAAATGAGCGTAATAAAGTAAAAAAAACTATGGGGGGGGGGGAGCTGATAACTTATCTGAAAAGTTATTAGCCTTGAACGAAAACGGAGTATCAACGGGTGAATATTTTGACCGCGGATACATTCATGAAAATCATATTTTCCACAATGAAATTGCCTTATGGGTCATAAATCCTAAGACACAAGAGGTGTTGATGCAGCGGAGAAGCCCGCTTAAAAAACAAAATCCTAAACAAGCTCGGACTTTGTGCGGGGCCATGTGGTGGGAAGTGATACAATAGAAGAAACTTTGGTCACTGAAGCCAAAGAAGAGATAGGTCTGGAACTTTTGAAGAAAGAATTTACTATTCAATATGAAGAGCTTTCAGAGCTTTTATATATGAACTATAATGTGCTGCGCGAGCGTATGAAAAGCGGCTACAAGGAAATTGCGCCCAAGTGGGGCCCGCAGTATGAAGAGCTTTTTGCCAAATTTGATAAATTGTTTTTGAAGACAGAGTTTAAAACTTATGAATGACATATTTTAATTTGTCATTCTTTTTTATTTATCTATTGTAAGATTTTTTTTTTAGAGGCAGTTTTGTTAATTTTTAAAAGTGACAATGTTGGTTGCGCTTTTGTATAATGATAATTAAAATTTTGCGACATTTTGTGATG
The Christensenellaceae bacterium DNA segment above includes these coding regions:
- the efp gene encoding elongation factor P; the encoded protein is MIVAGDFRKGATFEMEGKIYTVVDFQHVKPGKGSAFVRTKIKNIVTGQVLERTFNPSDKYPVAVIETKEMQYLYNEGGLYYFMDTETYDQVPFNKDQVEDTMQYIVENMTATVQFYKGEAFSVVPPNFVELTIVECEQGVQGDTSKAGEKPAKLETGLSVRVPLFVNNGDKIRVDTRTGTYIERA